The Chitinibacter bivalviorum genomic interval GCGCAAAAGTTTACCCTTTGAAGATCAGCGCGACTTCGAAGAGTCTAAAAAAGGCTTCATCGCAGCACCTTCCTATCGCCTGATTCGGAATGATCAGGGTGATATCGTTTGGAATATCGGTAGCTACGATTATTTATCTCAAGGTAAAGACTACAACAGCATTCATCCTTCACTTCAACGCCAAGCTCAATTGAATATGGCTTACGGCTTATACGAAGTTGTACCGGGCAAAATCTATCAGATTCGCGGTTTTGACTTGGCCAATATGACCCTGATTAAAGGAGATACGGGCTGGATCTTGTTTGATGTACTGACCGCAAAAGAAACCGCACGGGCCGCGCTTGATTTTGCCAATGAACAGCTTGGGAAACGCCCCGTGGTTGCTGTGGTACTGTCGCATTCACACGCCGACCATTTTGGCGGGATTCGCGGTGTAGTAGATGAAGCCGATGTGAAAAGCGGCAAGGTACAGGTACTTGCGCCAGAAGGCTTTATGGAGCATGCGGTTTCAGAAAATATGTATGCGGGTAATGCCATGACGCGTCGGATGCAACTTACTTATGGCACTTTGTTGCCTCGCAATCCCTTTGGACATGTCGATCAGGCCATCGGTAAAAACGTCGCTTCCGGTGAAGTGGGACTACTTGAGCCGACACGCACAATTAGCAAAGACATCGAAGAAATAACAATCGATGGCGTGCAGATGGTGTTCCAAAACACCCCCGGCACCGAGGCTCCGGCGGAAATGAATACCTATTTCCCGCAGTTTAGAGCTTTTTGGGCGGCGGAAAATGTAACTGGTACGGTCCACAATATTTATACCTTGCGCGGTGCGTTGGTGCGCGACGCATTGCTCTGGTCGAAAAACATCAACAATGCGCTATATATGTTTGGTGACAAAACAGATGTAATGTTTGCGTCACACAACTGGCCACGTTGGGGCAATGAGCGCGTGAAAGAAGTCTTGCAAACACAGCGCGACATATACGCCAATCTGAATAACGACGTGCTGCATCACGCGAACAACGGCGTGACGATTAATGAAATTCACAATGTCTACAAACCACCTCAGTCATTGCAAAGCAACTGGGCTGCACATTCCTACCATGGCTCGGAAGAACACAATAGTCGTGCAGTGCTCAATCGCTATCTCGGTTACTGGGATGCAAATCCAGCCACGTTAACTCCCTTGTCGCCGCGGGATTCAGCGCCTTTGTATGTTGAAATGATGGGCGGCAGCAAGAAAATCATCGCCAAAGGTCGTGAGTTGCACAAGCAAGGCAAATATCTGGAAGCAGTTGAAATTCTGAACAAACTCACATTGGCTGAACCGACAAACACTGCGGCCAAAGACTTGCTCGCCGATGTTTACGAGCAACTGGGTTATCAGAAAGAAAGCGTGGCATTGCGCAATAGTTTCTTGGCCAGTGCCTACGAGCTACGTCATGGCATACCTGAAGGCGCATCACCCAAAACAGGCAGCCCAGATATGGTACGGGCAATCTCGACTGAGTTGATGCTCGATTACTTGGGCGTGGCGATGAACAGCCAGAAAGCAGCGGGGATGAAATTCAAGATCAATCTGCTTACCCCTGATAATGGCGAGAAATACGTCTTGGAAATGAGCAATTCAACGCTCACCAACATCAAAGGCTTTACTGCCCCCGATGCCGATCTGACAGTGACGGCCAATCGCGCTGATCTGGAAATGATCATGACTGGGCAAGCTACATTTGAGAGCTTAGCCAAAGCGGGCAAAGTGAAATTAAGCGGCAATCAGGCTGTACTGGCTCAATTGATGAGTACGCAGGAAAAGTTTGATCCTCGTTTTGAAATCTTGCCAGGCACCAAAAAACGGTAATTCGGCACTAAATTAAAACTAAAACCATCGCTCGCCTGCCGATAATCATCCGCAGCTAGAGAGTGATGGTGCATTTCTCTCAATGGATGGCCCATCTGAACGATGCGGCCATCTCTTGCACTTGGGTTTTTCGATGAAATTTCAATCCAGCATTCTATTGCTCGCTCTGTGCACTGGCACCACGTGGGCGGGAGGGATTTATCTTTATGAAGTTGGCACCGAAGATGTGGGCTTAGCGGGTGCGGGTATGGCCGCCAGAGCCCAAGATCCATCGGTTATGATGACCAATCCGGCTGGCTTAAGCATGCTAAAGGGTGATCAAATCACCATCGGTGCTCAAGCACTGTATGGCGATGTGCAGTATCGCCCCCAGATAGGCGCTGATGCAGACAATGTGATCGGCTGGTTTCCAGGCATGAGCGCATTTTATAGCCACAGCATCAATGATCAGCTCACGGTTGGTCTTGGCCTGTATGGAAATTATGGACTTGCCATGGACTTTGGTCACTGGGGGCTTTCCGGTCCACAGGGCAACGATTTGGGAAGTTCACTCATTAAAAATGGCGCCACCATGGCGCTCACTTTCCAACCCAGTGTGGCTTATCGGATTAATGATCAATGGTCTATCGGGGCTAGCCTCGGGATCAATTACGGTTATGCCGCTTTAACACGGGATACCTTGCTCGGTGCGGAAGAAAAAACCTCAAATGAAGATTGGGCTTTGAATGCCAAATTGGGTGTACTGTATCAGTACAATGAATCAACCCGTTTTGGTTTAGCCTACACCAGTGCGACCCAATACAATTTTGATCTCAACCCCAGCATCCTTGGACAGCAAACCTTAGTTACCCAAGAGCTCAATGCGCCACAACAAATCATGTTCAGTGCATTTCATCAGCTCAGCCCGCGTTGGGCAGTGATGGGCAATGTCGGTTGGCAAGATTGGAGTGCCTACAATCAAAATAAAATCAATGGCGCCCAAGTATCACAACAATTCCAAGACACATGGCATTCAGCGCTTGGTGTGCAATATCAGTGGAATGAAAAACTCAGACTCAATACGGGCGTAGCTTATGACTCAAGCTTTTATCAAGATCAGCACAATGCGTCGCTCGCCCTACCCTCTGGCGCTGCATGGCGATTTGGAGCGGGTGCCGTTTACCAATTAGACAAGAAAAGTAGTGTCGGACTGGCGCTGGAATACATGCATGTCGATGATGCAACCGTGCAAAATATTGGCCCACTCAATGGGCAATATGATTCACCTCAAATGTTTTTCATTAGTGCCAATTACCAAACTCAATTTTAGCAACTGCAAGTGACCAGACTTTCATGTGGCTTGGATCACTGGGGCAATTCACAGTCCTTATTTAGCAAAAAGCCGACTGATCCGTCCTATCAAATACTCATTGTCACTACGAAAAAAGTCAATTCAACACTTTCACGTAATCAGCATGCTGTTTTTAATCATTGGCAAAAGCTGATCTATTTCTGGAATAACATGTCATTCAACAACGCATTTAAAATCAGTGCCCTTCTTATGGCTAGCCTCATTCTTACAGCATGCGGCGGCGGAGACTCAGAGGAGGACAATGCGCCACCCGCACCCACAAGTACGCCTGTGATGACGACAACTCCCAAGCCTGACACGACGCCGAGCCCCAATACCGATCAAGTATTTTTTAGTCCTTATAAAGACATATTGTTGGGCATGAACTGGAACACCAATGTGATCGGTACGGCGGTCAATGGTAGCCAACAAACCTTGCTGTCGGCGCTGCCGAGCAAGGCCGAAGTAGTGACGTGGGCATTTGCGACGGGGACGTGTGGCTCGGAAAACTGGGGCGGGCTAGATGGCGCAGCGGTGGCGGCAGCAAATGTGGGGGCGTGGGTGGCGGCCAACAAGAAATACATCATTTCCACCGGCGGCGCGGCGGGCGCATTTAATTGCACGTCGGATGCCAATTTTGTGAAATTCATTAATCGCTACAATTCGCCCAATCTGGTCGGTATCGATTTCGATATCGAGGCGGGTCAGACGCAGGCCGATATTGATAGCTTGGTACTGCGAGTGAAAAACGCGCAAAGCCAGTTCCCGCATTTGCGCTTTAGTTTCACGTTGGCCACGCTGGGCGGGAATGTGCAGCAAAGTCTGGGCGCACAGGGGCAACTGGTAATGGAGTCGATCAAGCGCAATGGCCTGAGCAATTATTTTATCAATCTGATGACGATGGATTACGGCAGCACCACGCCGAGCAATTGCGTAGTAAGCGGTGGGCAGTGCGATATGGGCCAGTCAGCGGTGCAGGCGGCGATCAATCTGCATAAGCAGTACCAGCTGCCTTATAGCCAGATTGAAATCACCCCGATGATTGGCGGCAACGACACCATCGATGAAACCTTTACACTGGCAGATGTCCAGACGGTGACGGATTTTGCGATCCAGAATAATCTGGGCGGCGTTCATTTCTGGTCGTTTGATCGCGATAAGGATTGCGCGCCGGGCTATGCCTCAGCGACGTGCAATACCTACGGTGTCGCTGGGACACTGGGCTTTTTGAATCGATTCCTGAACGCGCTGGCTTACTAAAAAAGACTGCGGGGGCTGACCAGAAAATATCTCTCTGACAAGCCCCGTGTCCTATAAGCTGAATGTTTCCACTCCTATATAAGCCGAGCAAAAAAGCCTGAGCCACATTGTAAAAGCCCTGCAGTCAGATTTACTGAGTTACCATTGAGCAATTCACTCAGATGGTCGACACCTACATTCGATGGTATAACGAATAGCGAATTAAGGTTTCACTCGGTGCAGTTAGTCCGATTGAATATCGAAAAAGGCTTGGGTTAAATACATAAAACCAGTCCAAGATTTTATCCGCATCCACCTGGGTCAAATTTCAATCGGCGCGAACAGTGGTTTGGCAATCGCAGCGCAGCAGCAGTGTAAGAGTGACTTTTGCATTTAGGTGAGATGACCGCCACACCAACACTTAAACAAACAAGATGTAAGTCTAGAAAAAGATACAATGGATGAAATGAACTTCAATTTGCCCAGAAATATCTATGTCACTGCAATTTCTACATCGAATCCAATTTCACTCGTTCATCACTGCACTGTTCATTACGGTCGTACTCAGCGCCTGCTCACCCAGTTCACCAGGCGCAAAAAGCCTAAACCGAATAGAATTAATGAAGTTGGTATTCCCAACTTGGGAGCCCAAAGGTAAAAATCAGATTCAAGAAATTAACCAGACTGCAGGTGAAATAAAACCAGCCTCTACGCCCGCTGAAAATGAATTGCGCTATCGTATTAGCCCGCAGCAGGTCGTACAACTCGATGCAGAGCACGCCGTCATGATCACAGGCTCGGCGCTCGTTGACCAAACCGGTGAAGTTGCCGGTGGTCATGCCTCATCGGGCATCATCAGTGCCTTCTGGTTTAAGAAAGACAAAGACCTTTGGACATTCTTAGACCAGCAAGACGAAGTCACTACCGCTGGAAAATATGGCGAACCCGAGGAGACTAAAGTCATCCGCTTGGATCAGACCCACTTTGCACTTGCGATTGAAAGCTCTGACTGTTTTCAAGGGCAATGTTTTACCAGCCTTAATCTGTATCAGATTGGACCAACTGAGATAAAACCATTATTTAGCAAATACATCCGCCTGAGTGAAGGCAATTTGGAATCCCGTGATTGCGAAGCGGCAATGAATCAACCAATAGGTAAAACCATTGAACGCAAAATCGAAGAAGATCATTTCAGCTCGCACGAATGCTATGACATCAAGGGCATGTGGCACATTGATGGCAAAGGTAATCAACCTGGCGATCTGATCATTGAATTTAGTGGTCAGAAAGAGCATCAAGTTGAATTAAATCGTGAAGATGGTGCAACGGAAAATGATCCAGTGCAAATCACGATTCAATCAACGCTCAATGAGATCAAGCAAAAACAGGTTTTGCGCTACAAAAACGGGCAATATCACCTTGTGAGTGGAAAAAACCCAAATCCAAATCAGTAGATAGTGAGGATGAATTCCTAACGGTTTTATATACATCCAAAACTATTTAATTTCGATTTCTAATATTTTTCTCCCTCACCGTCGCACCGCGCACTTCAAATTTCACGCGCTCCAGCAGCAAACCTTTGCTATCACGCAACTCGAGTTGATGCCGTCCCGGCCATGGGAACCAGTTTTGCGTTACGCCTGTGCCGATGTTCTTGCCATCCAGCCACCACTGCGCCGCTTTAACGCCGCGAGAGCGGAACACCAGTCTTTGATTAGCGGGCGGCACATCTGGGTCGAGCGCGAAAATACTGCCGTCGAGCGGCGCAATAATGCCGGGGGCTTGGTTCTGAGTCGGATTGGTTTCGGCAACGATGACATCGCGCTCGGTGCCGGCCAAAAACCATTCTTTGCGGCTCGCTTCGATATTGCCTTTGTAACGAATACTGCGTTGCGTAACACCGGCAGGCGGCGTAGGTGGCAATGAGGATTTAATACCCGTTTGCACTCGATCAAGCAGCGCCTGCCAGACTGGCGCTGCGCCGTGCATGCCGGACACATCCCACATCGGCTCGCCGCTGGCGTTACCGACCCACACCGCGACAGTGTACTGGTGCGAAAAACCGACCGCCCAATTGTCTCGCATGTCTTTGCTGGTGCCGGTTTTTACCGCGCTCCAGTACGGCGTCGACAGCACGCTTTCCAGACCAAAAGTTCGCGCACGCGCGGTACGGTCGGACAAGATATCAGCGATGATAAAACTGCTGGCAGCATCTAAAACTTTCTTATCCGCCACTTTGGCCTGATTGCTCATAAAGCGCGGTGGGCTGCTGATGCCGGCATTGGCGAGCGCGCGATACGCATTGGCGAGCTCGATCAGCCGGATGTCAGCCGCACCGAGCGCCAGACTCGCGCCGTAATAATCGCCATCCTGCTGCAAGCTGGTCATCCCCAGTGCGTACAAACGATCGCGCAAGGCGCTGGCACCGACCATTTCAATCGCGCGCAC includes:
- a CDS encoding alkyl/aryl-sulfatase; translation: MRIKPLTVGISLALLGSISCTPTFAAGGGGSAVTDPAAMAGKHFDPKGKQPSQYTVEMQNAQRKSLPFEDQRDFEESKKGFIAAPSYRLIRNDQGDIVWNIGSYDYLSQGKDYNSIHPSLQRQAQLNMAYGLYEVVPGKIYQIRGFDLANMTLIKGDTGWILFDVLTAKETARAALDFANEQLGKRPVVAVVLSHSHADHFGGIRGVVDEADVKSGKVQVLAPEGFMEHAVSENMYAGNAMTRRMQLTYGTLLPRNPFGHVDQAIGKNVASGEVGLLEPTRTISKDIEEITIDGVQMVFQNTPGTEAPAEMNTYFPQFRAFWAAENVTGTVHNIYTLRGALVRDALLWSKNINNALYMFGDKTDVMFASHNWPRWGNERVKEVLQTQRDIYANLNNDVLHHANNGVTINEIHNVYKPPQSLQSNWAAHSYHGSEEHNSRAVLNRYLGYWDANPATLTPLSPRDSAPLYVEMMGGSKKIIAKGRELHKQGKYLEAVEILNKLTLAEPTNTAAKDLLADVYEQLGYQKESVALRNSFLASAYELRHGIPEGASPKTGSPDMVRAISTELMLDYLGVAMNSQKAAGMKFKINLLTPDNGEKYVLEMSNSTLTNIKGFTAPDADLTVTANRADLEMIMTGQATFESLAKAGKVKLSGNQAVLAQLMSTQEKFDPRFEILPGTKKR
- a CDS encoding OmpP1/FadL family transporter; translation: MKFQSSILLLALCTGTTWAGGIYLYEVGTEDVGLAGAGMAARAQDPSVMMTNPAGLSMLKGDQITIGAQALYGDVQYRPQIGADADNVIGWFPGMSAFYSHSINDQLTVGLGLYGNYGLAMDFGHWGLSGPQGNDLGSSLIKNGATMALTFQPSVAYRINDQWSIGASLGINYGYAALTRDTLLGAEEKTSNEDWALNAKLGVLYQYNESTRFGLAYTSATQYNFDLNPSILGQQTLVTQELNAPQQIMFSAFHQLSPRWAVMGNVGWQDWSAYNQNKINGAQVSQQFQDTWHSALGVQYQWNEKLRLNTGVAYDSSFYQDQHNASLALPSGAAWRFGAGAVYQLDKKSSVGLALEYMHVDDATVQNIGPLNGQYDSPQMFFISANYQTQF
- a CDS encoding glycosyl hydrolase family 18 protein, whose product is MTTTPKPDTTPSPNTDQVFFSPYKDILLGMNWNTNVIGTAVNGSQQTLLSALPSKAEVVTWAFATGTCGSENWGGLDGAAVAAANVGAWVAANKKYIISTGGAAGAFNCTSDANFVKFINRYNSPNLVGIDFDIEAGQTQADIDSLVLRVKNAQSQFPHLRFSFTLATLGGNVQQSLGAQGQLVMESIKRNGLSNYFINLMTMDYGSTTPSNCVVSGGQCDMGQSAVQAAINLHKQYQLPYSQIEITPMIGGNDTIDETFTLADVQTVTDFAIQNNLGGVHFWSFDRDKDCAPGYASATCNTYGVAGTLGFLNRFLNALAY